In the Paraflavitalea devenefica genome, one interval contains:
- a CDS encoding outer membrane beta-barrel protein, which translates to MRMIRMALCWLLLLLCHRTTHAQEYAFGFKTGANYSKISNLSTIILSEPYFINYSITETGRYGWHLGIYYDYNLVDKRLGFQTEILYARQGGNVEFSNYERDFHYKMEFAYQYVNLVGLAKWFPFEKTVALGAGPFLGINVATRNLKYTSWGEGKEEAFGTDLQQQQQLRNVLRGKNNFGVAVDASWMIKDAVKINGRFYWSATSAVETQANSYNFIATKNNNSVWELSVGFNMSSFFESN; encoded by the coding sequence ATGCGGATGATCAGGATGGCACTTTGCTGGCTGCTATTACTCTTGTGCCACCGCACTACACATGCCCAGGAATATGCGTTCGGCTTCAAAACCGGGGCCAATTATTCAAAAATAAGCAACCTGTCCACCATCATCCTCAGCGAACCTTACTTTATTAATTACAGCATCACAGAAACAGGCCGCTACGGCTGGCACCTGGGTATCTATTACGATTACAACCTGGTAGATAAACGGCTGGGGTTCCAGACAGAGATCCTGTATGCCAGGCAGGGCGGCAACGTAGAGTTCAGCAACTACGAGCGCGACTTCCATTACAAAATGGAGTTCGCCTACCAGTATGTGAACCTGGTAGGACTGGCCAAATGGTTTCCTTTTGAAAAAACAGTGGCGTTGGGCGCCGGACCATTCCTTGGTATTAACGTAGCTACAAGAAATTTAAAATATACCTCCTGGGGCGAAGGCAAAGAAGAAGCATTTGGTACCGACCTGCAACAACAGCAGCAACTGCGCAATGTGTTGCGGGGCAAAAATAATTTCGGGGTGGCAGTAGATGCGTCCTGGATGATCAAGGACGCGGTGAAGATCAACGGCCGCTTTTACTGGAGCGCCACCAGTGCGGTAGAAACACAGGCCAACTCTTATAATTTCATCGCCACGAAAAATAACAACTCCGTGTGGGAGCTTTCCGTGGGATTCAATATGTCCTCCTTCTTCGAGAGTAACTAA
- a CDS encoding SRPBCC family protein gives MTTTDFTLTLTTEKTPQEVFKAITNVRGWWSGYYSEEIIGNTDKPGDEFSFRAGDGVHYSKQKLVEVIPNKKVVWLVTESELSFVGEKHEWTGTKVIFDISEKGGKTELVFTHEGLNPAFECYEACAPTWAQYLRNKLLPLINTGKLQ, from the coding sequence ATGACAACAACAGATTTTACGCTCACGCTAACAACGGAGAAAACTCCTCAGGAAGTGTTTAAGGCTATTACCAACGTTCGTGGTTGGTGGTCAGGATATTATTCTGAAGAAATCATAGGCAATACGGATAAACCTGGTGATGAGTTTAGTTTTCGTGCCGGAGATGGCGTACATTATAGCAAACAAAAACTGGTAGAAGTAATACCCAACAAAAAAGTGGTATGGCTGGTAACGGAAAGTGAACTGAGTTTTGTTGGTGAGAAGCATGAGTGGACGGGTACCAAAGTGATTTTTGACATTTCAGAAAAAGGGGGTAAAACCGAACTCGTATTTACCCACGAAGGGTTGAATCCAGCATTTGAATGTTATGAAGCCTGTGCTCCGACCTGGGCTCAATATCTACGCAACAAATTATTGCCGTTGATAAATACTGGTAAGTTGCAATAG
- a CDS encoding sigma 54-interacting transcriptional regulator yields MSKKILIVEDEFVVANDLRLILRQAGYRVTGIATSVEEADELLMKHKPDLVILDIRLEGDQSGIDLARKLRADNIAFVYLSAYATQPILEEAKTTDPYGFLVKPFREQDLLITLDIAWYRHTNSLESKLRQEEYLQKQLAAISNETSDAPRKLLKVARAIQSFIPFDLITSGIRPLDAEQLGDAGYLRIGFDEYQFVGEKELMTITGLHKNELSVIIGNSHTDSKAGVYGNEPATKKTTKTSLQRIMLDHFQLKSYLVFPVTLGYGLSVHYFFYSRQARIYTKDHIGLLGRLKTCLEELAEKTIYYGTESAVAISRPVSTNKIPDEVMSHAGFKSIIGSHHLLLAALDLAAQVAPYSTSVLLLGESGTGKERVAQSIHSLSPRRKGPFIKVNCAAIPATLIESELFGHEKGAFTGAIEKRKGKFELADGGTIFLDEIGELPLALQVKLLRVLQEREIEYVGGSSPVKVNVRIVTATYRNLEKEVADGNFRLDLYYRLNVFPITLPPLRERKTDIEALSLFFANKFCRAFNKPFHGIAASMMEELYAYHWPGNIRELENVLEQSVVLNDGKSALQLARKLSLTTSKLAVNTSVNTLEEMKDIHRETEKEYITSILRKTKGRIRGINGAAELLNIKPTTLESKMAKLNIRKQDFTNAGEKS; encoded by the coding sequence ATGAGTAAAAAAATACTTATTGTAGAAGATGAATTTGTTGTAGCCAATGATCTGCGGTTAATATTAAGGCAGGCTGGTTACAGGGTAACTGGCATTGCCACTTCCGTGGAAGAGGCCGATGAACTGCTGATGAAGCATAAACCTGACCTTGTGATCCTGGATATCCGGTTGGAGGGAGATCAGTCGGGCATTGATCTTGCCAGGAAGCTAAGGGCCGACAATATCGCTTTTGTTTATTTATCCGCTTATGCAACCCAACCAATACTGGAAGAAGCAAAGACAACTGATCCTTATGGATTTCTTGTGAAGCCATTCAGGGAACAGGATCTGCTGATCACGCTGGATATCGCATGGTATCGTCACACCAATAGCCTTGAATCAAAATTGCGGCAGGAAGAATATTTACAAAAACAGTTAGCAGCAATAAGCAATGAAACTTCAGATGCTCCCCGGAAATTGTTGAAGGTAGCCAGGGCGATACAGTCTTTTATACCATTTGATCTTATTACATCGGGAATCAGGCCACTGGATGCTGAGCAGTTGGGTGATGCGGGATATCTGCGTATCGGGTTTGATGAATACCAGTTTGTCGGTGAAAAGGAATTAATGACCATTACAGGTTTACATAAAAACGAGCTTTCTGTAATCATTGGAAACAGTCATACAGATAGCAAAGCAGGGGTTTATGGCAATGAGCCTGCAACAAAAAAAACTACTAAGACTTCGCTGCAAAGGATCATGTTGGATCATTTCCAACTGAAGTCATACCTTGTATTTCCGGTTACTTTGGGCTACGGACTATCCGTTCACTATTTCTTCTACAGCCGGCAAGCCCGTATTTACACCAAAGACCATATTGGCCTATTGGGACGTTTGAAAACCTGCCTGGAAGAGCTGGCCGAAAAAACAATTTATTATGGTACGGAATCAGCCGTGGCAATAAGCCGGCCTGTTTCTACCAATAAGATACCCGATGAAGTAATGAGCCATGCCGGATTCAAAAGCATTATCGGAAGTCATCATCTGTTATTGGCTGCATTGGATCTTGCGGCACAGGTAGCACCCTATAGTACTTCTGTTTTATTACTGGGTGAGAGTGGTACCGGAAAAGAGCGCGTAGCGCAATCCATACATTCACTTTCGCCCAGGAGGAAGGGGCCATTCATAAAGGTGAATTGTGCTGCTATTCCAGCCACATTGATTGAGTCTGAGTTGTTCGGTCATGAAAAAGGCGCTTTTACAGGCGCTATTGAAAAAAGAAAAGGCAAGTTCGAATTAGCTGATGGCGGAACTATCTTTTTAGATGAGATCGGAGAATTGCCACTTGCCCTGCAGGTGAAATTATTACGTGTTTTGCAGGAAAGGGAAATTGAATATGTAGGGGGAAGTTCACCGGTAAAAGTTAATGTCCGCATTGTGACAGCAACCTACCGGAACCTTGAAAAAGAAGTAGCAGATGGGAATTTCAGGCTTGATCTGTATTATCGTTTAAACGTTTTTCCTATCACCCTGCCACCCTTGCGGGAACGGAAAACGGATATCGAAGCACTATCTCTATTCTTTGCAAATAAGTTTTGCAGGGCTTTCAATAAGCCATTCCATGGTATCGCTGCATCCATGATGGAAGAACTGTATGCATACCATTGGCCGGGGAATATTCGCGAACTCGAAAACGTCCTGGAACAATCCGTTGTACTCAATGATGGCAAGTCAGCATTGCAATTAGCACGGAAGCTTTCCCTAACAACTTCCAAACTGGCCGTTAACACGAGTGTCAATACCCTTGAAGAGATGAAGGATATTCATCGGGAAACTGAAAAGGAATATATTACTTCCATTCTCAGAAAAACAAAAGGCCGGATACGGGGGATCAATGGCGCTGCGGAATTACTGAATATTAAACCTACCACCCTGGAATCAAAAATGGCTAAGTTGAATATAAGGAAGCAGGATTTTACCAATGCAGGGGAAAAATCATAG
- a CDS encoding histidine kinase dimerization/phosphoacceptor domain -containing protein produces the protein MSRVVLMCMLSGVLISFDGQSQSAVKQVVSGYSYYHPSKDKESWQRLNLLLSSTYIVVAKEGLVDHDTCLYTASRSLGLSRFPVLAEGFGDGALFAQSQWIDRREAGVGMQQLAKATGRKRLELLLLLGSYYAFQPGNYSRYRDSVDYFLSTAIAESRSLKEERLGRIGLCLLGKMYVQVNHPKGDSIYNLLIDQCRKAGDKATEARAFAYRGMYTAPMQATFQGKVTDLQTASGLYHSLGNTEGEINALTDLGYMLVVSGQLEAANRIFLQAIRLEESIHYPYIHYNSDAIAMVTSFQGQFGEPLRYALQTIKVAESSRDSIGWAHFYSRLSGLYALEGREDKERYDLTQKALDRFVIDRDPAGYGVLNDIVSYMCGQGRSQEALDLAMAISRKVNAPSNLADQFRYFNVLATCYTSLGKLDLAELYIKKMDSLETLAEGIRGPFLRGTVNDQFAHLYLKQGQYGKAKAYFEKLIATPLMINQELSSNLYAYHWLIHIDSIMNDHVSMTAHYRKYKALLDSNFKVTKIRQAEELQVMYETQEKEDQIALLHEQATLEKANLEQARLVKNLTLAGIAAVLIIAGLLYRQSHLRRKNNKVVTQKNVQLEQLLTDKEWLLKEIHHRVKNNLQMVMSLLNSQAVYINNDAAFTAIQDSKRRVYAMSLIHQKLYQSENIASIAMAEYINELVNHAQDSLGTRNRIVFEQAIERLDLDVSQAVPLGLIINECIVNAIKYAFPHERKGMVRISLQHDGTDQLLLNISDNGIGLPVDVDLIEHSSLGLELVQGLARQLKGRFNMVNNNGLHITIRFALISKQITDETLANF, from the coding sequence ATGTCCAGGGTGGTTCTTATGTGCATGCTGTCCGGTGTATTGATATCTTTTGACGGGCAATCTCAAAGCGCCGTTAAACAAGTCGTTTCGGGATATTCCTACTATCACCCGTCTAAGGACAAAGAATCATGGCAAAGGCTGAACTTGTTGCTTAGCTCCACTTATATCGTTGTTGCCAAGGAAGGACTGGTTGATCATGACACCTGTTTGTATACAGCCAGCCGGTCGCTGGGGTTGAGCCGGTTTCCGGTGCTGGCAGAAGGATTTGGTGACGGGGCATTGTTTGCGCAATCGCAATGGATAGACCGGCGGGAGGCAGGTGTTGGCATGCAGCAGCTTGCCAAAGCAACAGGCCGTAAGCGGCTGGAACTGCTGTTGCTGCTGGGTTCTTACTATGCTTTTCAACCCGGTAATTATTCCAGGTATAGAGACAGTGTTGACTATTTTCTAAGTACGGCCATTGCAGAAAGCAGGTCTTTGAAAGAAGAAAGACTGGGCAGGATAGGGCTTTGCCTGCTTGGAAAAATGTATGTACAGGTCAATCACCCCAAAGGTGATTCTATTTACAATCTCCTGATCGATCAATGCCGGAAAGCCGGCGATAAAGCAACAGAAGCAAGGGCATTTGCCTACCGGGGCATGTACACGGCTCCTATGCAGGCCACCTTTCAAGGTAAAGTGACGGACTTACAGACAGCGTCGGGCCTGTACCATAGCCTGGGCAACACGGAGGGGGAGATCAATGCGTTGACTGACCTGGGTTATATGCTCGTGGTCTCCGGGCAATTGGAAGCTGCCAACAGGATATTCTTACAAGCGATCAGGCTGGAAGAATCTATTCATTATCCCTACATCCATTATAATTCGGACGCTATTGCGATGGTTACATCTTTTCAGGGGCAGTTTGGGGAACCATTGCGCTATGCATTGCAAACGATCAAAGTTGCCGAGAGCAGCCGTGACAGTATCGGATGGGCTCATTTTTATAGTCGCTTATCGGGTTTGTATGCTTTAGAGGGCAGGGAAGACAAGGAGCGATATGATCTTACGCAAAAAGCATTGGACCGGTTTGTGATCGACCGTGACCCGGCGGGATATGGCGTGTTGAACGACATTGTTTCCTACATGTGTGGGCAAGGCCGTTCACAGGAAGCGCTCGACCTGGCGATGGCTATATCAAGAAAGGTAAACGCCCCGTCGAATTTGGCAGATCAATTCCGTTATTTCAACGTGCTTGCTACCTGTTATACATCCCTTGGGAAGCTGGACCTGGCGGAGCTATACATCAAAAAGATGGATTCACTGGAGACGTTGGCCGAAGGCATCAGAGGACCATTTTTGAGGGGCACGGTCAATGATCAGTTTGCCCATTTATACCTGAAGCAGGGGCAATACGGAAAGGCAAAAGCATATTTTGAAAAACTGATCGCAACACCTTTGATGATCAACCAGGAGCTATCGTCCAACCTTTATGCGTATCATTGGCTGATCCATATCGATTCAATTATGAACGATCATGTGTCCATGACAGCCCATTACAGGAAATACAAAGCGTTGCTGGATTCCAATTTCAAGGTGACAAAAATACGACAGGCGGAAGAGCTGCAGGTGATGTACGAGACACAGGAAAAAGAAGATCAGATCGCCTTATTACATGAACAGGCAACACTGGAAAAGGCCAATTTGGAACAGGCAAGACTGGTAAAAAATTTAACGCTCGCAGGTATTGCCGCCGTATTGATCATTGCGGGGTTATTATACCGGCAAAGCCATTTGAGACGAAAGAATAATAAAGTGGTGACTCAAAAAAACGTACAACTGGAACAGCTACTTACGGACAAGGAATGGTTATTAAAAGAAATACACCATCGTGTAAAGAACAATCTTCAAATGGTAATGAGCCTGCTCAATTCGCAAGCCGTGTATATCAATAATGATGCTGCGTTCACTGCTATCCAGGACAGTAAGCGCCGGGTATATGCCATGTCGCTGATCCATCAAAAGCTTTATCAGTCTGAAAATATTGCTTCCATTGCCATGGCTGAATATATCAATGAATTGGTAAACCATGCTCAGGACAGCCTTGGCACGAGGAACCGGATCGTTTTTGAACAGGCTATTGAACGGTTAGATCTTGATGTATCGCAGGCAGTGCCGTTGGGATTGATCATTAATGAGTGCATCGTGAATGCCATTAAGTATGCATTTCCCCATGAACGGAAGGGAATGGTGCGTATCAGTCTGCAACATGACGGAACTGATCAGTTATTACTGAATATATCAGACAATGGCATTGGTTTGCCAGTGGATGTTGATCTAATAGAACATAGCTCGCTGGGGCTTGAATTGGTGCAGGGACTTGCCAGGCAATTGAAAGGCCGGTTCAATATGGTAAATAATAATGGCCTGCATATTACGATCAGGTTTGCCCTTATCAGCAAACAAATAACGGACGAAACTTTGGCTAATTTTTAA
- a CDS encoding 2TM domain-containing protein, producing MTHSTQWGAPTPIDPKKGFRIHLIVFLLATPAIWLVWYLTDRTYPWPLWSTPAWAIGVLFHYLGVFVFKKSKNN from the coding sequence ATGACACATTCAACTCAATGGGGCGCCCCTACGCCTATCGACCCTAAAAAGGGTTTCAGGATCCACTTAATTGTTTTCCTCCTTGCCACCCCTGCAATCTGGCTTGTATGGTACCTGACCGATCGGACCTATCCCTGGCCGTTGTGGTCCACCCCGGCATGGGCAATCGGCGTACTCTTCCACTACCTGGGTGTATTTGTTTTTAAAAAATCAAAGAACAATTAA
- a CDS encoding cupin domain-containing protein, with translation MDKQQKTFRRIVTGHDANGKAIIISDAPPVHTQLVGGPGGPTFFEVWHTLETPALIQARPYEPDEKGLVLPPPKSGTRIRAIEFPPEGEEIRKLTSTDAAAKFRSMGDEKASTSDEAAPHPLMHRTKTVDYGIVLEGEITLVLDRGEATIQAGDIVIQNGTNHAWANRSGKPCRMIFILIDGEFTNEIT, from the coding sequence ATGGATAAGCAACAAAAAACATTCAGACGTATCGTAACAGGTCATGATGCAAACGGGAAGGCCATCATTATTTCTGATGCACCTCCTGTACATACACAACTGGTGGGCGGCCCTGGAGGGCCTACCTTCTTTGAAGTATGGCATACGTTAGAAACACCTGCTTTAATTCAGGCCCGGCCCTATGAGCCGGATGAGAAAGGATTGGTATTGCCGCCACCCAAAAGCGGTACGCGTATCCGGGCGATCGAATTTCCACCGGAAGGCGAAGAAATAAGAAAACTTACATCCACAGATGCGGCTGCCAAATTCAGGTCAATGGGTGATGAGAAAGCGTCTACATCAGATGAAGCAGCTCCTCATCCATTGATGCACCGGACAAAAACGGTCGATTACGGGATCGTACTGGAGGGCGAGATCACATTGGTCCTTGATCGCGGAGAGGCGACCATTCAGGCTGGTGATATTGTTATTCAGAACGGCACCAATCATGCCTGGGCAAACCGGTCAGGCAAGCCCTGCCGTATGATCTTCATCCTGATCGATGGCGAATTCACCAATGAAATTACCTAA